One genomic segment of Tripterygium wilfordii isolate XIE 37 chromosome 9, ASM1340144v1, whole genome shotgun sequence includes these proteins:
- the LOC120006447 gene encoding AP2-like ethylene-responsive transcription factor AIL5 gives MDASWLGFSLSNTNNSKPMHGISSISSSSSTSDSSNLCLFEAFTTTTTTTTTAGVGGATELSIFTGVPKVDNFFSTETAPHGVGAVGGNIYDSDLKTIAAGFLSNVSSTNQNDAVKQLASETTLKKTVDTFGQRTSIYRGVTRHRWTGRYEAHLWDNSCRRQGQTRKGRQVYLGGYDKEEKAARAYDLAALKYWGSTTTTNFPMSNYEKELEEMRHMTRQEFVASLRRKSSGFSRGASIYRGVTRHHQHGRWQARIGRVAGNKDLYLGTFSTQEEAAEAYDIAAIKFRGLNAVTNFDMNRYDAKSIANSNLPVGGLTKNSSPDHSPSESHMIIKSKSVSDGQDLSSASSSLLSFAMPIKQDPSLSDYWSNILGYQNKNPISSTGFNMDLLGSSSNNSVGLMNSVANGGCYSQQQHSSGSPIFPLALNSNIGGSSSSWSNSSSIASSPYSFQATTAKPTNSLSAAAALVLQTPIFGME, from the exons ATGGATGCTTCATGGCTTGGTTTCTCTCTTTCCAACACCAACAACTCCAAACCCATGCATGGCATCTCCTCAATATCTTCTTCCTCATCCACCTCAGATTCCTCCAACCTCTGCCTCTTTGAAgccttcaccaccaccaccaccacaacaaccACCGCGGGTGTGGGTGGTGCGACTGAGCTGTCCATATTCACAGGTGTCCCAAAAGTGGACAACTTCTTCTCTACTGAAACTGCACCGCATGGAGTGGGCGCCGTGGGTGGTAATATTTACGACTCAGACCTTAAAACTATAGCTGCTGGATTTCTCTCCAACGTCTCCTCCACTAACCAAAACGATGCCGTAAAGCAATTAGCTTCGGAGACCACACTCAAGAAAACTGTGGATACGTTTGGGCAACGCACTTCTATCTACAGAGGCGTCACCAG gCATAGATGGACGGGTAGATATGAAGCTCATTTGTGGGATAACAGCTGCAGGAGACAAGGCCAGACCAGAAAAGGAAGAcaag TCTATTTGG gTGGGTATGATAAGGAAGAAAAGGCAGCAAGAGCATATGATCTTGCAGCTCTCAAGTACTGGGGTTCCACCACCACTACCAACTTTCcc ATGTCAAACTATGAGAAGGAACTGGAAGAGATGAGGCACATGACTAGGCAGGAGTTTGTTGCTTCTCTAaggag AAAAAGCAGTGGATTTTCAAGAGGAGCCTCAATTTACAGAGGAGTGACAAG GCACCATCAACATGGTCGATGGCAAGCAAGAATAGGAAGGGTAGCCGGAAACAAAGACCTTTACCTTGGCACATTCA GCACACAAGAAGAAGCTGCGGAGGCCTACGACATTGCAGCAATAAAATTCAGAGGCCTAAACGCTGTGACCAACTTCGACATGAACCGCTACGACGCTAAAAGCATCGCCAACAGCAACCTACCCGTCGGAGGCCTAACAAAGAACTCATCACCAGATCATTCACCTTCAGAAAGCCATATGATCATCAAGAGCAAGAGCGTATCGGACGGCCAAGATCTCTCCTCAGCATCCTCATCACTACTCAGCTTTGCAATGCCAATCAAACAAGACCCATCTCTATCTGATTATTGGTCTAACATCCTTGGATACCAAAACAAGAACCCTATAAGCAGCACAGGTTTCAACATGGACTTGCTTggaagcagcagcaacaacagtgTTGGGTTAATGAATAGTGTTGCTAATGGTGGTTGTTACTCTCAACAACAACATTCAAGTGGTAGTCCAATATTCCCTCTTGCTTTAAACAGTAATATTGGGGGTAGTAGCAGCAGCTGGAGCAATAGCAGTAGTATTGCATCATCTCCTTATTCATTTCAAGCTACTACTGCAAAGCCTACTAATAGTCtctctgctgctgctgctcttgTGCTTCAGACACCAATTTTTGGGATGGAATAA